From the Streptococcus sp. 29887 genome, one window contains:
- a CDS encoding PTS lactose/cellobiose transporter subunit IIA: MFTNVEDSMQIIANSGDARSDYMEAIRLASVGDLQAASQQMDMAKDKIVEAHRLQTELIQGEFRGDKAELNLLLIHAQDHLMSTLVIRDLSRYLLDLYQKLGEKEKEI, from the coding sequence ATGTTTACTAATGTGGAAGATTCGATGCAAATTATTGCCAATTCAGGTGATGCTAGGTCGGACTACATGGAAGCGATTCGCTTGGCTAGCGTAGGGGATTTGCAGGCAGCTAGTCAGCAAATGGACATGGCCAAGGATAAGATTGTAGAAGCCCACCGCTTGCAGACGGAGCTGATACAGGGAGAATTCAGAGGAGATAAGGCAGAGCTTAATCTCTTGCTCATACACGCCCAAGATCATCTCATGTCAACCTTGGTGATTCGTGACTTATCACGTTATCTATTGGATCTATATCAAAAATTAGGAGAAAAGGAGAAAGAGATATGA
- a CDS encoding PTS sugar transporter subunit IIB, which produces MINILLCCSAGMSTSLLVTKMQKAADSRGLESTIWAVSADEAGQNVGKADVILLGPQIKFLRGDIESLAGDKPLDVIPMRDYGMLNGEAVLDLALSLYQS; this is translated from the coding sequence ATGATCAATATCTTGTTGTGTTGTTCGGCTGGAATGTCCACGAGCCTCTTGGTAACCAAGATGCAAAAGGCGGCTGACAGTCGTGGTTTGGAGTCCACTATTTGGGCGGTATCTGCGGATGAAGCGGGACAAAATGTCGGTAAGGCAGATGTTATACTGCTAGGGCCGCAAATTAAGTTCTTGCGTGGGGATATTGAGTCTCTGGCTGGAGATAAGCCCTTGGATGTGATTCCGATGCGTGACTACGGTATGCTCAATGGTGAAGCCGTCTTGGATTTGGCCTTGTCACTTTATCAATCGTAA
- a CDS encoding PTS sugar transporter subunit IIC: MKTTFLDKIEQFSYKIGQQKHIIALRDGMVLTMPLILVGSLFVIIQSFPVPAWEAFLTEVGAMSYLGGLITGTFGIMGLVAVFGIAKRLADSYKVDGTSAGVIALAAYLVLVPLQEGMMSTGYFGSRGLFVAVVVGLITGELFRILIQKNIVIKMPESVPPMVAKSFTSLIPAFVIISSFAGIDLLFKALGFTDIFQVMLVILAEPLKGASNTLWGALLAVLFNSVVWLFGVHGGQLVSSIMDPVWFMNTDANREAWQAGLELPFIVTKPFLDNFAWLGGSGASIGLAIFLFFFAKSQQNKALGKLAIVPDIFSVNEPMLFGFPIVLSLDLAVPFILTPLVTATVSYLAMDWGLVHKTVGIMIPWATPPIISGYLSTGGHISGSILQIVNILIAVAIYYPFAKRIDNRMRKEEEEAAG, encoded by the coding sequence ATGAAAACAACGTTTTTGGATAAGATAGAGCAATTTTCTTACAAAATTGGTCAACAAAAACACATTATTGCCTTGCGTGATGGAATGGTTCTGACCATGCCATTGATTTTGGTGGGAAGTCTCTTTGTGATTATTCAAAGTTTCCCTGTCCCTGCTTGGGAAGCCTTTTTAACAGAGGTAGGAGCCATGAGTTATCTGGGTGGTCTGATCACAGGTACCTTTGGCATCATGGGCTTGGTCGCAGTATTTGGGATTGCCAAGCGTTTGGCGGATAGTTACAAGGTGGATGGTACCAGTGCTGGTGTGATCGCCTTGGCTGCTTACCTTGTTTTAGTCCCTCTTCAAGAAGGGATGATGAGTACTGGTTATTTTGGGTCACGTGGACTCTTTGTGGCAGTTGTGGTAGGCTTGATTACGGGTGAACTTTTCCGCATCCTCATCCAGAAAAACATCGTGATTAAGATGCCAGAAAGTGTACCACCGATGGTGGCGAAGTCCTTCACTTCTTTGATTCCAGCTTTTGTGATTATCTCAAGCTTTGCTGGTATTGATTTGCTCTTCAAGGCCCTTGGTTTCACAGATATCTTCCAAGTCATGCTGGTCATTTTGGCAGAGCCACTGAAAGGTGCAAGTAATACCTTATGGGGAGCTTTGCTGGCTGTTTTGTTCAACTCAGTTGTATGGCTCTTTGGTGTTCACGGTGGTCAATTGGTAAGCTCCATCATGGACCCTGTGTGGTTTATGAATACAGATGCCAACCGTGAAGCTTGGCAAGCAGGTCTGGAATTGCCCTTCATCGTGACCAAGCCATTCCTTGATAACTTTGCTTGGTTGGGCGGTAGTGGTGCCTCTATTGGTTTAGCCATCTTCCTCTTCTTCTTTGCCAAGAGCCAACAAAATAAGGCGCTCGGAAAATTGGCGATTGTTCCAGATATCTTCTCTGTTAACGAACCGATGCTGTTCGGCTTCCCGATTGTACTGAGCCTTGATTTGGCAGTTCCATTTATTTTAACTCCACTGGTAACAGCAACGGTTTCATACTTGGCCATGGATTGGGGTCTGGTTCACAAAACAGTTGGGATTATGATTCCATGGGCAACGCCACCGATCATTAGTGGTTATTTATCAACAGGTGGGCACATTAGTGGTTCTATTCTACAGATTGTAAATATTCTGATTGCAGTAGCGATTTACTATCCATTTGCCAAACGTATTGATAACCGGATGCGCAAGGAAGAAGAGGAGGCTGCAGGATGA
- a CDS encoding PEP phosphonomutase has product MKRLLNCVASDFEGLDREGLLNAIRASEGRVIMAENVTHAGSALPGVTNAELVRAFGADLILMNTLDVLHPEIPGLDVTDRPIARLRELTGRPIGVNLEPIDLEAEMLEERLEINEGRQVNAKTLQALNEQGFDFVCITGNPGAGITNKTIAEAIRFAKTIFKGVIIAGKMHGAGSKDPIFDQEALLSFADAGADIVLIPSPGSVPGSTIETCAQIVGLLKEKGVLTVGGLGTSQESSDIATIKQIGLWNKMVGFDIHHIGDAGFGGMAPLENIFELSVAVRGRRHTYKMIGTSIKR; this is encoded by the coding sequence ATGAAACGATTACTCAACTGCGTAGCCAGTGATTTTGAAGGCCTAGATAGAGAAGGATTGCTCAATGCGATTCGGGCCAGCGAAGGTCGAGTTATCATGGCCGAAAATGTGACACATGCAGGTTCTGCCTTGCCTGGTGTAACCAATGCAGAATTGGTACGAGCATTCGGTGCTGACTTGATTTTGATGAATACCTTGGATGTCCTCCATCCAGAGATTCCAGGCTTGGATGTGACAGATCGGCCAATTGCTCGTTTGAGAGAATTGACAGGTCGACCGATTGGGGTCAATCTAGAACCAATTGACTTAGAAGCAGAGATGCTAGAAGAGCGCTTGGAGATCAATGAAGGTCGCCAGGTGAATGCAAAGACCTTGCAAGCTCTTAACGAACAGGGATTTGACTTTGTCTGTATCACAGGCAACCCAGGCGCAGGGATCACAAATAAGACCATTGCAGAAGCTATTCGCTTTGCCAAGACCATTTTCAAGGGAGTGATTATCGCAGGGAAGATGCATGGGGCAGGCTCTAAAGATCCAATTTTTGATCAAGAGGCTCTGTTATCCTTTGCGGATGCTGGTGCAGATATTGTCTTGATTCCATCGCCGGGGTCTGTACCAGGAAGCACCATTGAAACGTGTGCGCAGATTGTGGGGCTTTTGAAAGAGAAAGGCGTTCTCACTGTCGGAGGTCTAGGAACGAGTCAGGAATCCTCGGATATTGCGACTATCAAACAAATTGGTCTCTGGAATAAGATGGTTGGTTTTGACATCCATCATATTGGAGATGCTGGTTTTGGTGGTATGGCACCGCTAGAAAATATTTTTGAACTGTCGGTTGCGGTCCGTGGTCGTCGCCATACCTACAAGATGATTGGGACCTCTATCAAGCGTTAA
- the pnp gene encoding polyribonucleotide nucleotidyltransferase, translated as MSKQVFETVFAGKKLVVETGQVAKQANGAVVVRYGDSTVLTAAVMSKKMATGDFFPLQVNYEEKMYAAGKFPGGWMKREGRPSTDATLTARLIDRPIRPMFAEGFRNEVQVINTVLSYDPDASAPMAAMFGSSLALAISDIPFNGPIAGVQVGYVNGELIINPDKAQMEASLLDLTVAGNKDAINMVESGAKELSEDIMLEALLKGHAAIQELLDFQNQIVAAVGKEKADVELLQVDPELQAEIVAAYNDDLKKAVQVEEKLAREDATNAVRETVIAAYEEKYAEHEEFDRIMRDVHEILELMEHAEVRRLITEDKVRPDGRRVDEIRPLDAEVDFLPNVHGSGLFTRGQTQALSVLTLAPMGETQIIDGLDDEYKKRFLHHYNFPQYSVGSTGRYGAPGRREIGHGALGERALEQVLPSLEDFPYAIRLVAEVLESNGSSSQASITAGTLALMAGGVPIKAPVAGIAMGLISDGTNYTVLTDIQGLEDHFGDMDFKVAGTRDGITALQMDIKIDGITPQILEEALAQAKKARFEILDVIEATIPEVRPDLAPTAPKIDTIKIDVDKIKIVIGKGGETIDKIIAETGVKIDIDEDGLVAIFSPDRAAIERTKEIIAGLVREAKVDEVFQAKVVRLEKFGAFVNLFDKTDALVHVSEMAWTRVNKPEDLVEIGDIVDVKVIKIDDKGRVDASMKALLPKPEGYVEPEKRERSDKPRRPRDHKEKKDNNFGEFKFHKVEKK; from the coding sequence ATGTCAAAACAAGTATTTGAAACGGTTTTTGCTGGCAAGAAATTGGTCGTTGAAACTGGTCAGGTTGCCAAACAAGCTAATGGTGCGGTGGTCGTTCGCTATGGCGATTCAACAGTATTGACTGCGGCGGTTATGTCCAAAAAAATGGCGACGGGTGATTTCTTCCCTCTCCAAGTCAACTATGAAGAGAAAATGTACGCTGCTGGGAAATTCCCAGGAGGCTGGATGAAGCGTGAGGGCCGTCCATCAACCGATGCGACTTTGACAGCTCGTTTGATTGACCGTCCAATCCGTCCAATGTTTGCGGAAGGTTTCCGTAATGAAGTCCAAGTCATCAACACAGTGCTTTCTTACGATCCAGATGCTTCTGCTCCAATGGCAGCCATGTTTGGTTCTTCATTGGCATTGGCAATCTCAGACATTCCATTCAACGGTCCAATCGCAGGTGTGCAGGTCGGTTATGTCAATGGTGAGCTCATCATCAACCCTGACAAGGCTCAGATGGAAGCGTCCCTCCTTGACTTGACAGTGGCTGGTAACAAGGACGCTATCAACATGGTTGAGTCTGGTGCCAAAGAATTATCAGAAGACATCATGTTGGAAGCCCTCTTGAAAGGTCATGCGGCTATTCAAGAACTCCTTGATTTCCAAAATCAAATCGTGGCAGCTGTCGGCAAGGAAAAAGCAGATGTGGAGCTTCTTCAAGTGGACCCAGAATTGCAGGCTGAGATTGTCGCAGCTTATAATGACGATTTGAAAAAAGCGGTGCAGGTTGAAGAAAAATTGGCTCGTGAAGATGCGACCAATGCCGTGCGTGAGACGGTCATCGCAGCTTACGAAGAGAAATACGCTGAACACGAAGAATTCGACCGCATCATGCGTGACGTTCATGAAATCTTGGAACTCATGGAGCACGCAGAGGTTCGTCGTTTGATTACAGAAGACAAGGTCCGCCCAGACGGTCGCCGTGTCGATGAGATTCGTCCGCTGGATGCAGAAGTGGACTTCTTGCCAAACGTTCACGGTTCAGGTCTCTTTACCCGCGGTCAAACGCAAGCCCTTTCTGTCTTGACCTTGGCCCCAATGGGTGAAACTCAAATCATCGACGGTTTGGATGATGAGTACAAGAAACGCTTCTTGCACCACTATAATTTCCCACAATACTCAGTGGGATCAACAGGTCGTTACGGAGCACCTGGTCGTCGTGAGATTGGTCACGGAGCCCTTGGTGAGCGTGCTCTTGAGCAAGTCTTGCCAAGCCTAGAAGACTTCCCTTACGCTATCCGCTTGGTGGCAGAAGTCTTGGAGTCAAACGGTTCTTCATCACAGGCTTCTATCACAGCTGGTACCCTTGCCCTCATGGCAGGTGGTGTGCCAATCAAGGCACCAGTTGCAGGGATTGCCATGGGTCTGATTTCAGACGGGACAAACTACACTGTCTTGACCGATATTCAAGGTCTTGAGGACCACTTCGGCGACATGGACTTCAAGGTAGCGGGTACTCGTGACGGTATCACAGCCCTTCAAATGGATATTAAAATTGACGGTATCACACCACAAATCTTGGAAGAAGCCTTGGCACAAGCTAAGAAGGCACGTTTTGAAATTCTCGATGTCATCGAAGCGACTATCCCAGAAGTTCGTCCTGACTTGGCACCAACTGCACCGAAGATTGACACTATCAAGATTGATGTAGATAAAATCAAGATTGTTATCGGTAAGGGTGGCGAAACCATTGATAAGATTATTGCAGAAACTGGCGTGAAAATCGATATCGACGAAGACGGTCTTGTGGCTATCTTCTCACCAGATCGTGCTGCAATTGAGCGCACAAAAGAAATCATTGCAGGTCTTGTTCGTGAAGCAAAAGTGGACGAAGTCTTCCAAGCAAAAGTGGTTCGTTTGGAGAAATTCGGTGCCTTTGTCAACCTTTTCGACAAGACTGATGCTCTGGTTCACGTTTCTGAAATGGCTTGGACCCGTGTCAATAAACCAGAAGATTTGGTTGAAATTGGCGATATTGTTGACGTCAAAGTTATCAAGATTGATGATAAAGGCCGTGTTGATGCTTCTATGAAAGCTCTTCTACCAAAACCAGAAGGTTATGTGGAGCCAGAAAAACGCGAGCGTTCTGACAAACCTCGCCGTCCAAGAGACCACAAAGAGAAAAAAGACAACAACTTTGGTGAATTCAAATTCCACAAGGTTGAAAAGAAATAA
- the cysE gene encoding serine O-acetyltransferase, translated as MGWWKDTIEIVKEKDPAARTTLEVLLTYPGVKALAAHRLSHWMWKKGFKLLARMHSQFWRFWTNIEIHPGAEIASGVFIDHGAGLVIGETAIIESGVMLYHGVTLGGTGKDCGKRHPTVRKGALVSAHAQVIGPIEIGENAKVGAAAVVLADVPADVTVVGMPAKIVRVHGQKDEKVIHDMEGGREHYTTKLAELREASHHSSHL; from the coding sequence ATGGGTTGGTGGAAGGACACCATTGAGATTGTAAAAGAAAAAGATCCGGCAGCACGGACGACCTTGGAAGTTCTTTTGACCTACCCAGGTGTCAAGGCCTTGGCTGCCCACCGTCTGTCCCATTGGATGTGGAAGAAAGGCTTCAAGCTACTGGCTCGGATGCACAGCCAGTTCTGGCGTTTTTGGACTAATATTGAGATACATCCGGGTGCGGAAATTGCTTCAGGGGTCTTCATTGACCACGGTGCAGGTCTAGTTATCGGAGAAACTGCCATTATCGAGTCGGGTGTTATGCTCTACCACGGGGTGACCCTGGGAGGTACTGGTAAGGATTGCGGTAAACGCCACCCGACCGTGCGAAAAGGAGCTCTGGTTTCTGCCCACGCTCAAGTTATTGGTCCTATTGAGATTGGGGAAAATGCTAAAGTGGGTGCAGCTGCCGTTGTTCTAGCCGATGTTCCAGCAGATGTGACAGTGGTCGGTATGCCGGCTAAAATCGTCCGTGTCCATGGTCAAAAAGATGAGAAGGTCATTCATGACATGGAAGGTGGTCGTGAACACTACACCACCAAACTGGCAGAGCTGAGAGAAGCCAGCCATCATTCATCGCATTTGTAG
- a CDS encoding GNAT family N-acetyltransferase codes for MILATNVLNPQQLSAAKTLISTVQTHDGTYRAPYLSNMLNFDPEMPAFFLAYQGEQLVGLLTVYADDEDVELAILVHPDYRRQGLARKLYDCYQMKTAMYPIASVTFQTERVFLDKHPDLATAWNLVEDTDTETWLGREREPYQFSQQAELTVSLAQAHHADSIARCKTAAFGNDYEVALRYVRESIADANSLLYLLEHSGAVIGSCTVDISTDDNYLYGLAIAPDQQQKGYGTYLVKAVINDLIRKNDKPFQIAVEDDNLIAKRLYENIGFTKQTQVVYLDPKGE; via the coding sequence ATGATACTAGCCACTAATGTCCTAAATCCCCAGCAGTTATCCGCAGCAAAAACTCTGATAAGTACTGTACAAACCCATGATGGAACCTATCGTGCCCCTTACCTGTCAAATATGCTCAACTTTGACCCCGAAATGCCAGCTTTTTTCTTGGCTTATCAAGGCGAACAGTTGGTGGGGCTCTTGACTGTGTATGCCGATGATGAGGATGTAGAACTTGCAATTCTCGTGCACCCAGACTACCGCAGACAGGGTCTGGCACGCAAGCTCTATGATTGCTACCAGATGAAGACGGCTATGTATCCTATCGCTAGTGTGACCTTTCAGACCGAACGTGTCTTTCTGGACAAGCACCCAGACCTTGCGACAGCATGGAACTTGGTAGAAGATACGGATACGGAGACATGGCTGGGACGTGAGCGAGAGCCTTATCAGTTCTCACAACAGGCTGAACTCACAGTAAGTTTGGCACAGGCTCACCATGCAGACAGTATTGCACGCTGTAAGACTGCGGCATTCGGTAACGACTATGAGGTGGCGCTCCGCTACGTGCGTGAATCCATTGCGGATGCGAATAGTTTACTTTATCTTTTGGAACATAGCGGAGCGGTTATCGGTTCTTGCACAGTAGATATATCGACCGATGATAACTACCTTTACGGTTTAGCTATCGCACCAGACCAGCAACAAAAAGGTTACGGTACTTACTTAGTCAAAGCTGTCATCAATGACCTTATCAGGAAAAACGACAAACCTTTTCAAATCGCCGTCGAAGATGATAACCTCATCGCTAAGCGGCTGTACGAAAATATCGGTTTTACAAAGCAGACACAAGTAGTTTACCTAGACCCAAAAGGAGAATGA
- a CDS encoding nucleoside phosphorylase: MLLEEFENTSAVIEPTDKAIRGGGEVCETMIFSFNGEIVDRVRQLPESREGGHLQTLNGRHPWYILERDGLQVAVILAVIGAPMAVGHLEELKACGFENFIVLGSCGVLDKSLAADKIILPSSALRDEGTSYHYAPASEEISYDSALLLTMEKALDQAGIEHVRAKTWTTDAFYRETAAKVKRRLAAGAMVVDMEASAIMAWANFRQAKVYQFFYTADYVDHHKNEWDTRREERTADSMTFFEVAMVIARKLESRSC; this comes from the coding sequence ATGCTACTAGAAGAATTTGAAAACACCTCTGCAGTCATTGAACCAACGGACAAGGCTATTCGTGGTGGCGGAGAGGTATGTGAGACCATGATTTTCTCCTTCAATGGGGAAATTGTAGATCGTGTCCGTCAGCTACCTGAGAGCAGAGAAGGTGGTCATTTACAGACCTTAAACGGTCGTCATCCTTGGTATATTTTGGAAAGAGATGGACTGCAGGTTGCGGTCATATTGGCAGTAATCGGTGCTCCCATGGCAGTTGGTCACTTGGAGGAACTGAAAGCCTGTGGGTTTGAGAACTTTATCGTTCTTGGTTCCTGCGGTGTTTTGGATAAGTCGCTTGCTGCGGATAAGATTATCCTTCCTAGCTCTGCTCTTCGGGACGAGGGAACTAGTTACCACTACGCTCCTGCTAGCGAGGAAATCAGCTATGATTCTGCTCTGCTATTAACCATGGAAAAGGCCTTGGATCAAGCAGGAATTGAGCACGTGCGGGCCAAGACCTGGACCACGGATGCTTTTTATCGGGAAACAGCTGCCAAGGTCAAGCGTCGCCTAGCCGCTGGTGCCATGGTGGTCGATATGGAAGCTTCTGCTATCATGGCCTGGGCAAACTTTCGTCAAGCCAAGGTCTATCAATTTTTCTACACGGCAGACTATGTGGACCACCACAAGAATGAATGGGATACCCGTCGGGAAGAACGGACGGCTGACAGTATGACCTTCTTTGAAGTGGCCATGGTCATTGCAAGAAAATTAGAAAGTAGATCATGTTAA
- the cysS gene encoding cysteine--tRNA ligase codes for MIKIYDTMTRSLRDFVPLEEGKVKMYVCGPTVYNYIHIGNARSVVAFDTIRRYFEYRGFDVAYISNFTDVDDKIIKAANEAGMTTKELSDKFIAAFKEDVAKLGVKPATKNPRVIDYMDEIIDFVQVLIDKGYAYEAAGDVYFRVEKAENYARLANKTLSDLEAGASGRVEGEGQLKEHPFDFALWKTAKPGEVSWESPWGAGRPGWHIECSVMATEILGDTIDIHGGGADLEFPHHTNEIAQSECKTGQTFANYWMHNAMLNINDEKMSKSLGNFLTAHDMLEQIDGQVLRFFLSTQHYRRPLNYTEKAISDAEINLKYLKNTYTQPVQNSVDKSALELHLAAFEAAMDDDFNAANGITAIFDFAKWINSGNYDETVKEAFGKMLAVFGIVFEEEVLDSEIEALIEERQAARANRDFATADRIRDQLATQGIKLLDTKDGVRWTRD; via the coding sequence ATGATTAAAATTTACGATACTATGACCCGCAGTTTACGTGACTTTGTGCCATTGGAAGAAGGTAAGGTAAAAATGTATGTCTGCGGTCCGACGGTTTACAACTATATCCATATCGGAAATGCCCGTAGTGTAGTGGCTTTTGATACCATCCGCCGCTATTTTGAATACCGTGGCTTTGATGTAGCTTACATTTCTAACTTTACGGATGTGGATGACAAGATTATCAAAGCTGCTAATGAAGCTGGCATGACAACCAAGGAACTGTCTGATAAATTTATCGCAGCCTTCAAGGAAGATGTGGCAAAACTGGGTGTCAAACCCGCTACCAAAAACCCTCGTGTCATCGACTATATGGATGAAATCATTGATTTTGTGCAGGTCTTGATTGACAAGGGTTACGCCTACGAGGCGGCTGGGGATGTTTATTTCCGTGTGGAAAAGGCTGAAAACTATGCTCGTTTGGCCAACAAAACCCTGTCTGACTTGGAGGCTGGTGCTTCTGGTCGGGTTGAGGGAGAAGGTCAGCTGAAAGAACATCCTTTCGACTTTGCCCTGTGGAAAACTGCCAAGCCAGGTGAAGTATCTTGGGAAAGTCCTTGGGGAGCAGGCCGTCCAGGTTGGCATATTGAGTGCTCGGTCATGGCGACAGAGATTTTGGGAGATACCATTGATATTCACGGTGGTGGAGCGGACTTGGAATTCCCTCACCATACCAATGAAATCGCCCAGTCTGAGTGCAAAACAGGTCAAACCTTTGCGAATTACTGGATGCACAATGCCATGCTTAACATCAACGATGAGAAGATGTCCAAGTCCTTGGGCAATTTCCTGACAGCTCATGATATGTTGGAACAAATTGACGGTCAAGTCTTGCGCTTCTTTCTATCTACCCAACATTACCGCCGTCCGTTGAATTATACGGAAAAGGCCATTTCAGATGCGGAAATCAATCTAAAATATCTGAAAAATACTTATACACAACCTGTGCAAAACTCTGTGGATAAGTCGGCTCTTGAATTACATCTGGCAGCCTTTGAAGCCGCAATGGATGATGATTTCAATGCGGCAAATGGGATTACGGCTATCTTTGACTTTGCCAAGTGGATCAATTCAGGCAACTACGATGAAACTGTAAAAGAAGCCTTTGGCAAGATGCTCGCTGTCTTTGGTATTGTCTTTGAAGAAGAAGTCTTGGACAGCGAGATTGAAGCCTTGATAGAAGAGCGTCAAGCAGCGCGTGCCAATCGGGACTTTGCGACGGCTGACCGTATTCGTGATCAATTGGCAACTCAGGGCATCAAGCTCTTGGATACCAAGGATGGTGTGAGGTGGACACGTGACTAA
- a CDS encoding Mini-ribonuclease 3, translating into MTKAIDVNLINGIALAFEGDAVYSMYVRRHLIFKGLTKPNKLHGEANKYVSAKAQASLISALLEAQLLTEKEEEIYKRGRNTNSHTKAKNADVVTYRMSTGFEAVLGYLHMTEQMERLEELVAWCVGFIEANH; encoded by the coding sequence GTGACTAAGGCAATAGATGTCAATCTCATCAACGGCATTGCCCTGGCTTTTGAAGGGGATGCTGTCTATTCCATGTATGTCAGACGGCACTTGATTTTCAAGGGACTGACCAAGCCCAATAAATTGCACGGAGAGGCTAACAAGTATGTGTCGGCCAAGGCTCAGGCAAGCCTGATCTCTGCCCTCTTAGAAGCTCAGCTATTGACCGAAAAAGAGGAAGAAATCTACAAGAGGGGCCGCAATACCAACAGTCACACCAAGGCCAAGAATGCGGATGTGGTCACCTATCGGATGTCCACAGGCTTTGAGGCGGTTTTGGGCTATCTGCACATGACTGAGCAGATGGAACGCTTGGAAGAGTTGGTCGCTTGGTGTGTTGGGTTTATCGAAGCTAACCATTAA
- a CDS encoding helix-turn-helix domain-containing protein: protein MTSKDQLQKLFPKAKMVAEKVDGVGIHLPLADGSWLLIAQEDITERERGLLQLFLGELPQEAGHPWARYLQGTGPLPQALSKLQVIHAHIWTVSDEEGKQAWLDMMTKLLPNLQTYYTTNGQDYSFILDSSSLFDVREILGDTLATMEFDFGLRMTLFLGQIWPARLLQSWPMLIQAEQSLFQHWRLSHHQSGLLTFSQLHLWAGQLYPIIRRGLGDMIAHQQMEKEIQALWKEGAVLTKAAQSLYIHRNTLQYRLDKWYDWTGLQLKELTDLAVCYQVIMEQDF from the coding sequence ATGACCAGTAAGGATCAATTGCAGAAATTATTTCCAAAAGCAAAAATGGTAGCTGAAAAAGTAGATGGAGTGGGCATTCATTTGCCTCTAGCTGATGGTAGCTGGCTCTTGATAGCTCAAGAGGATATCACAGAGCGAGAACGGGGCCTGTTGCAGTTATTCTTGGGTGAACTACCCCAGGAGGCAGGTCATCCTTGGGCTCGTTATCTTCAGGGGACGGGCCCCCTTCCGCAGGCTCTAAGTAAACTTCAAGTTATCCACGCCCATATTTGGACGGTATCAGATGAAGAGGGGAAGCAAGCTTGGCTGGATATGATGACCAAGCTTCTGCCTAATCTTCAGACCTACTACACGACCAATGGTCAGGACTACAGCTTTATCTTAGACAGCTCCTCTCTATTTGATGTTAGAGAAATCCTAGGTGATACCCTTGCGACCATGGAGTTTGATTTTGGGTTGCGAATGACCTTGTTTCTAGGTCAGATCTGGCCAGCAAGACTGCTGCAATCCTGGCCCATGCTCATTCAGGCAGAACAATCTCTCTTTCAGCACTGGAGATTAAGCCATCATCAGTCTGGTCTACTAACTTTTAGTCAGCTTCATCTATGGGCTGGTCAGCTTTATCCTATTATCAGAAGAGGTCTGGGAGATATGATTGCCCACCAGCAAATGGAAAAGGAAATTCAGGCGCTTTGGAAAGAGGGGGCTGTATTAACAAAGGCGGCCCAGTCCCTCTATATTCATCGGAATACCCTTCAGTACCGTTTGGATAAATGGTATGATTGGACGGGCTTGCAATTAAAAGAGTTGACGGATTTAGCTGTTTGCTATCAGGTCATCATGGAACAGGATTTTTAA